A DNA window from Zingiber officinale cultivar Zhangliang chromosome 3A, Zo_v1.1, whole genome shotgun sequence contains the following coding sequences:
- the LOC122051857 gene encoding trihelix transcription factor GT-3a-like isoform X2, translating into MEHHHGHLHHHRLSPYPTLNPGPVASAQDPDGGGGGGGADQRLPQWSHEETRELLSIRAQLDKSFTETKRNKSLWEATSSLLLLKGFCRTPEQCKSKWKNLVTRFKGSESLTESEKQHFPFYEDMRRIFSDRAAAAPSPSEKGKQAVLQVKELDERELASEEEDSGKAGRKKKRKLDHQVAAEMSKPTAAINVAVREFMRQQMEMEARWLEATESRELARRAEEEEWRRLMEALRAERAEMDRRWRAREEERRAREEARAERRHQLLVALLDKLISQKD; encoded by the exons ATGGAGCATCACCACGGCCACCTCCACCACCACCGGCTCAGCCCTTACCCAACGCTGAACCCGGGCCCAGTGGCATCGGCGCAAGACCCCGACGGGGGCGGCGGCGGAGGTGGCGCTGACCAGCGGCTCCCGCAGTGGAGCCACGAGGAGACGCGGGAGTTGCTCTCCATCCGGGCGCAGCTCGACAAGAGCTTCACGGAGACGAAGCGCAACAAGTCGCTTTGGGAGGCTACCTCCTCCTTGCTCCTCCTCAAGGGCTTCTGCCGCACACCAGAgcagtgcaagtccaagtggaagAATCTCGTCACCCGCTTCAAG GGGAGCGAGTCGTTGACGGAAAGCGAGAAGCAGCACTTCCCTTTCTACGAGGATATGAGGAGAATATTCTCTGACCGGGCGGCGGCGGCGCCGTCGCCGTCGGAGAAGGGGAAGCAAGCAGTATTGCAAGTGAAGGAGTTGGACGAGAGGGAGTTAGCGTCGGAGGAGGAGGATAGCGGGAAagcggggaggaagaagaagcggaAACTTGATCACCAAGTGGCGGCGGAGATGTCGAAGCCTACGGCGGCGATCAATGTGGCGGTGCGGGAGTTCATGCGGCAGCAGATGGAGATGGAGGCGCGGTGGCTGGAGGCGACGGAGTCGCGGGAGTTGGCCCGGCGAGCGGAAGAGGAGGAGTGGCGGCGGCTCATGGAGGCGCTGCGAGCCGAGCGGGCGGAGATGGACCGGCGATGGCGGGCGAGGGAGGAGGAGCGCCGGGCGAGGGAGGAGGCGCGCGCTGAGCGCCGCCACCAGCTCCTGGTGGCCCTCCTCGACAAGCTCATCTCTCAGAAAGATTAA
- the LOC122051857 gene encoding trihelix transcription factor GT-3a-like isoform X1 translates to MEHHHGHLHHHRLSPYPTLNPGPVASAQDPDGGGGGGGADQRLPQWSHEETRELLSIRAQLDKSFTETKRNKSLWEATSSLLLLKGFCRTPEQCKSKWKNLVTRFKQGSESLTESEKQHFPFYEDMRRIFSDRAAAAPSPSEKGKQAVLQVKELDERELASEEEDSGKAGRKKKRKLDHQVAAEMSKPTAAINVAVREFMRQQMEMEARWLEATESRELARRAEEEEWRRLMEALRAERAEMDRRWRAREEERRAREEARAERRHQLLVALLDKLISQKD, encoded by the exons ATGGAGCATCACCACGGCCACCTCCACCACCACCGGCTCAGCCCTTACCCAACGCTGAACCCGGGCCCAGTGGCATCGGCGCAAGACCCCGACGGGGGCGGCGGCGGAGGTGGCGCTGACCAGCGGCTCCCGCAGTGGAGCCACGAGGAGACGCGGGAGTTGCTCTCCATCCGGGCGCAGCTCGACAAGAGCTTCACGGAGACGAAGCGCAACAAGTCGCTTTGGGAGGCTACCTCCTCCTTGCTCCTCCTCAAGGGCTTCTGCCGCACACCAGAgcagtgcaagtccaagtggaagAATCTCGTCACCCGCTTCAAG CAGGGGAGCGAGTCGTTGACGGAAAGCGAGAAGCAGCACTTCCCTTTCTACGAGGATATGAGGAGAATATTCTCTGACCGGGCGGCGGCGGCGCCGTCGCCGTCGGAGAAGGGGAAGCAAGCAGTATTGCAAGTGAAGGAGTTGGACGAGAGGGAGTTAGCGTCGGAGGAGGAGGATAGCGGGAAagcggggaggaagaagaagcggaAACTTGATCACCAAGTGGCGGCGGAGATGTCGAAGCCTACGGCGGCGATCAATGTGGCGGTGCGGGAGTTCATGCGGCAGCAGATGGAGATGGAGGCGCGGTGGCTGGAGGCGACGGAGTCGCGGGAGTTGGCCCGGCGAGCGGAAGAGGAGGAGTGGCGGCGGCTCATGGAGGCGCTGCGAGCCGAGCGGGCGGAGATGGACCGGCGATGGCGGGCGAGGGAGGAGGAGCGCCGGGCGAGGGAGGAGGCGCGCGCTGAGCGCCGCCACCAGCTCCTGGTGGCCCTCCTCGACAAGCTCATCTCTCAGAAAGATTAA
- the LOC122051859 gene encoding protein ESKIMO 1-like, whose translation MLPRRKASVLASETFGTKQGSPFIGGGGGGGGRKNGRYSVFVMLISVFLFVTFIYNEDVKSIAEFPFSSSRGAGDKPAGVVDELGLLVVDPMISDKEADAAKAAAAEASMEEEQEEEEERREEVMRVVVDVPASCDLFTGRWVHDDVNYPLYKEPACEFLTEQVTCMRNGRRDDDYQKWRWQPQDCTLPRFDARVMLERLRGKRFMFVGDSLNRNQWESMVCLVQAAVPPGKKTLTKNGSLNVFRLHDYNASVEFYWAPFLVESNSDDPNQHSILNRIIMPKSIAKHGKHWKNVDFLIFNTYIWWLNTLDMKVLRGSFDEGSTEYDEVERPVAYRRVLDTWANWVKKNVDPKRTTVFFMSMSPNHIKSEEWDNPAGIKCAMETQPVGNLSHPLDVGTDWRLFEVAEEVLRRLNKKVPVSMVKITALSELRKDGHTSVHTLRQGKLLTAEQQADPATYADCIHWCLPGVPDVWNEFLYARVASAPWPRAQKAMNE comes from the exons aTGTTGCCTCGCCGGAAAGCGTCGGTTTTGGCTTCCGAGACGTTCGGAACGAAGCAAGGCTCGCCGTTTATCGGAGGAGGCGGCGGTGGCGGCGGCAGGAAGAACGGGAGGTACTCTGTTTTCGTGATGCTCATCTCCGTCTTCCTCTTCGTGACCTTCATCTACAACGAGGACGTGAAGTCGATCGCCGAGTTCCCTTTCAGCAGCAGCAGAGGCGCGGGAGACAAGCCCGCCGGCGTGGTCGACGAGCTCGGCCTCCTCGTCGTTGACCCGATGATTAGCGACAAGGAAGCAGACGCGGCAAAGGCTGCTGCGGCGGAGGCGTCGATGGAGGAGgagcaggaggaggaggaggaacggAGGGAGGAGGTGATGCGGGTGGTGGTGGACGTGCCGGCGAGCTGCGATCTGTTCACCGGGCGGTGGGTGCACGACGACGTCAACTACCCTCTCTACAAGGAGCCGGCGTGCGAGTTCTTGACCGAGCAAGTCACGTGCATGAGGAATGGTCGCCGGGATGACGACTACCAGAAGTGGCGCTGGCAACCACAAGATTGCACCTTGCCCAG attcGATGCGAGGGTAATGTTGGAGAGATTGAGGGGGAAGCGGTTCATGTTCGTGGGTGACTCGCTGAACCGGAATCAATGGGAGTCGATGGTCTGCCTGGTCCAAGCCGCCGTTCCACCCGGCAAGAAGACCCTCACCAAGAACGGTTCACTCAACGTCTTTCGCCTCCAC GATTACAACGCGAGCGTGGAGTTCTATTGGGCTCCGTTCCTGGTCGAGTCCAACTCGGACGACCCGAACCAGCACAGCATCCTGAACCGGATCATAATGCCCAAGTCGATCGCCAAGCACGGAAAACATTGGAAGAACGTCGACTTCCTCATTTTTAACACTTATATTTGGTGGCTGAACACGCTCGACATGAAAGTCCT GCGAGGATCCTTCGATGAAGGATCGACGGAGTACGATGAGGTCGAACGGCCGGTGGCGTACCGGAGAGTGCTGGATACATGGGCGAATTGGGTGAAGAAGAATGTGGATCCAAAGCGGACCACGGTGTTCTTCATGAGCATGTCTCCGAACCACATCAA GAGCGAGGAATGGGATAATCCGGCGGGGATCAAGTGCGCCATGGAGACGCAGCCGGTGGGGAACCTGTCGCACCCGCTGGACGTGGGCACCGACTGGCGGCTGTTCGAGGTGGCGGAGGAGGTGCTGAGAAGGCTGAACAAGAAGGTGCCGGTGTCGATGGTGAAAATCACGGCGTTGTCGGAGCTGCGCAAGGACGGGCACACGTCGGTGCACACGCTCCGGCAGGGGAAGCTGCTGACGGCGGAGCAGCAGGCGGACCCGGCCACGTACGCAGACTGCATCCACTGGTGCCTTCCCGGCGTCCCCGACGTGTGGAACGAGTTCCTCTACGCCCGCGTCGCCTCCGCCCCGTGGCCTCGCGCCCAGAAAgcaatgaatgaatga